The Triticum aestivum cultivar Chinese Spring chromosome 4B, IWGSC CS RefSeq v2.1, whole genome shotgun sequence sequence gccgaccacccgtttggtagttatctgagaaaaattaaaaaccggtagttttttggaaccctaacctgtaaagtagtagttttatgctatttacttaACAAGGTACGGTTCATCCATTCCGATGCATCGTTTCTCTGTGCTAGACCTATAGGAGTGAGTTGTGGAACTATTATCATCAAACTTGTAGCTTAGGTACTCGCCTTCACAATCTAATCATAGAAGTTTGATCTTCTTACCgagttgattctcaacctcgttctgaaactctttaaacttttcaaaggtttctgaCCTCTGCCTCATCAATTAGACACATCCATATGTACTCAAGTCATTAGTACAATCACAAAGTACATGTAATCACTTCATGTTGTCGTGCACATGGATCAAGAACTACATTCTCTAACTGTGTGGAGTAACCTAGATAGTCATTGGGAGTTTGACATTTTATTTGAGATGTGGAGGCTCAAGTCATAAAAACCCGTCCATTGCCCATGAAGGCTAGGCTAAGATAGTTTGTTTCATTAGTTTAAAATCCCTTAATTAGATTATTAGGAAATTACGGTGTCGAAGTCGGCTTATGACCAAGTGGTTAGTTCGTGCCTAAGAATTTTGAGAGTTTGATTCTCTATCTTCTATGAACTACCATGATGTTACAATGCCCATATGATCGATGCATGCTTGATCAGAATATATTTCCATTTCATTATGTCTGACGGGCTCTCGCAAATATCAGGTACGTGCAGCCCGTAGCAGAACTTCACTATATTCATTAGCACATATATTGAACATGACACAGGGATAAGATTACATTCAACACTCTTATTAATAAGAACTTTATTTCACAGGCCACACTGAGCCGATACCGATAGCCAAAGGCGTAGAAGATAAAAATTAAAGCAAGTACATGAGATTAGGACAACATATGCCGCCCTTCTTATTGCTGGAACACTAGAAGCTGACGAGTAAAGCAGCAAGTTTTCTTAAGAAACACTTGCTTCTACTAATTTGGGGTTGGGCGCACATAAGCTCCAAGCTGATCAACAAATTGCCCAGACCGCCCGTAGAAGCCCACAATGCTGTGCTTGTCTGGCGCAGTGGTACGGAAAGGAGTAGTACCGTTGGATTGTTTTCCGAATGGTCCATATGTCTTAACATTGGTGACAATGGAAAGTGATGTGACAACATTCGATCCTTGAAAGTTGCCGGTTGTGCCAAATATTTCCTTCACGGTCTCTGAAGGACCAAGCTGCACGATCTGTAAGGAAAGGAATGGCAAGTGATTATAACACTATATACTATTTGCGTTCGCTCGTAGTATTAGTGAGCACCACAAGGGAGTACATATGTGGTGTGAGATTGTGAACGTTATATATGTGATCCATGAATTGAGCTCACTATCCAAATGATGACTGAGTTGCATTGAAACGAAATCCAAAATTCACTCACCGGCTGCTTgaccccgccgccaccaccaaaTGGACCGACAGTCCGCCTTGCACCGCCTTGACCGATGTAGGTGAAGGCAATGGCATCAATAACTTCGTTACTCTGAATTGTGACACTTTCTAGACGCTGAGGTTGCTCTGCCTCTGTGATTTCAAATGGTATCCCTCCATTCCCGCCCCACGGCCCAAATGGTGTCCCTCCATTCCCACCCCACGGCCCAACCTTTGTAAGGGTGTTCTGCACATGCACGTATATATACATAAATATATGTGTGTGTTAGAGCTAATTAGAAGTAGAATGATGTACTCACATTTTGCATGTGTCCGAACCAtgacaaaaattcaaatttgcTAGCTAAGCTGGAGTACAATTAACATATATAATAGATTAAGGAAGAACACGATCGAGGGAAAAATGAATCTCACCGGCTTTGGGAAGTTGAAGCACACAACACGGAAACGAAGCTCTCTGATGTTTCCGCCTGCCAATTCCTTGATTTTCTTGTAGGTGACCACACCTTGTGCAAAAGCGAACTCGCCAGTCCCACCCGTGACTACCCATTCACCTTCGTCAGAAACCAAATGCCCTTGCACACTGAGGGAGGACCCCTTAAACCTAAAACACAAGTTTGTAAGCATCACACACGCAAAAAAATAAGTATGGCAACATAAGTTCAAagggaacattttctgaaaaatgcATGCATGACGAACCTCTCATCGGTGAACACTGTGTTGAACGACATAAACCAGGCTCCGCTGCTCTTGCCGGACCCTTGATGCAGGCCTTGTGCACGCGCAACAACCTTTGCCGTGGTGTCGGGACCATCGCGGATGTCCCAGTCAGTAGCAACGGTGACACCGAACCCCTGGGGAAGCTTTGGGTTCACTGTAATGAGCTGGTTAGCACCATTTGTTGCTTCGAGCTGCTGATGCACGAACAGGTGGAAGAGATGTTCCTGGTACTGGACCGGTGCGCTAACCGGAGCGGTGGTTTGGTAATATGAGGGGTTTGCCTTGGCCATGTTGATCAAGATTCGAGAGTGAGGAAAGCTAGCTTGCTGTCTAGGGTTCTTGTGTGGGTTGGCTGTGGAATGAGATGGAGTGAAGGGAGGTAATTTATAGGCATGTTAGACACCACCAGGTCATATGAGCGTCTATGCCCCCTCTGTCCGGAATTAACCGTAGATACACTCATTTCAGCGACGGTTAATTCCGGAGGGAGCTTGTACTTTGTAATTTTGAGTTCTGAAAGTGAACCCATCAGGCAACTGCATGCTGCCAAACTTAATTTATGTGATCTTGTTGCTTCGGATCAGGATCACGAGCTTGATAAACATATCCAAGTAGCCACGTCATTGCTTCAGATCTAGATGTACATCCACATTATGGTGACATTCGCTAAATTAAGAACTGACATTGGTTTAAGCGTCCCCACATATTGTGGATCTCCATACCATTTTGGGTGTACAAAACACCCTGCGATTGTATACAATTCTGCAGTCGCAGTAGTGACAGATACTAGCCATGCATCGTGATCACATGCATATCAAGTATATTTTGATGTAGAAAATGACAAATAAAAATTCGAAATTTTTGAATAAACTATGTGTGACGAATTATAGGAAAGAGATATATGGAAAAAACATTGCTTCTAAAATCTAATTGAGTATGTACTGTCTAAGCTCTATAGTAAAAATCACAGTTTACCATTAAGTGCAGCACCAATTAGACGTTCCTCTCAATATTACACTTTCAAGTTTCAAGTGTTGTTAACTTATGCATTAGACATTTCCTGATCTTATTGCTTCTTGGCAGTGTATGTGAATATTTTGTGGCGTATGCAATGTGCTTCTGTTGAATTAGTTCTTTGACATAGCCGTGTTCTTTATTAGAAATGTAGTTTCAGCTGTCGCCGATTAATGCCCTACCAATTTTTTTGCGAGGAATTAAGCTAACTTTTTTTTTTGCGAGCCCTACTGATATTACTGGAGGCAGTGAGAGACGGTTGAGGGAAAATGGTGCCCGAAGGGATCTCGTTGACGAAGTGGATCTAATCTAGGCAGAGATAGGCAACGTGGATGTTGCATCGAGTCAAAAACCACGTGACGCCATAACCCAATGTGTGCACCATGTCGGCCGCCTCGGGAGTACTACTGTACTCGTCTGGGTGGGTGAAAGTGAAACTCACGCACACGTACAGTGAATCACGTGCACGCATTGGGGGCATGCATGACGTGTCCTGCACGCCTACATATATATGGATGATGGTCACGTGCATGCTTTGCGTACCTGGCGGATTAAACCACTACTTCGGTGGATTAGAGCACAACTTTCGAGTTTTTAATCcgactagtaagcatgcacgtgtaATACACGTATAACTATAGGTAATAATTTTCTTATTTATCCTGGTTGGGAGGCAATAAAAGAATATTGTTTTCAAGAACAAGGTTTCACCAAATAATGACAGAGAAGATATTTTAGGTAAGATTTACTAACCTCTATTCTAATGCACAGACAAGCATCTAATCATTGTAATTGGCTCATCCAATAATCTAGTTTCTAGTTAAAATGTTGGTTTTTTCTCCACTCTTGGCAATCTTGGCCAAGGAGGTGGAGTACTCATGTATCAACAGACATGCATGGATTATCTACCCTTCCACAAACAAGTCATAATCATCCATGCATTGGATAAAATTATTTTCCCGTGAAAAAAATACAAGTATGATATTTCATTTTGTCGCAAAAGGTACAATATTTCATTTACAAAATTTTCAAGTATATTAGTACTACATCACTAACAAGTGTAATATTTTATTCAATAAATTCTCAATAATATCCATATTACACCGTAAAAACAAGTATTTCTGTATTCCATCTTACTATAGAGTACACTCGTATTACATCACAAAACAAGCATATATAGAATCATACAATACAACCCAATATATCGCTCGAGGAAATAGAGCTTGACTTCTCGAGGAAATAGAGCTTGACTTCTTCTAGTTGAGGTTCCATGTAGTCACCAGAGTATAAATAGCTTGAGGTCTAATAGTTCAGGTTCCCTTTAGCCGATGAAGTCTTCGATACCTGTACATAACAATGTCCACATGATCAAGTTTGCTGAAACAAAATATCTCTGCACACAACAATTGGTAGTGTGATAAAATCTTCAAGTAAACTTTAGAGGGCCATATAAGCAATGGAGTGTATCTTGGTAATCCTTTGGGATCAAAAGTACTAACTGCAACATGATAGTTTAAATAGACTTTCATCAGTCTATCTACTCTATTCTGCCCTCTTCTAAAGTAGCATAGCTCTTTCATATAAATACTGGGAGAGGACCACAAGTTGGAGGTAACACGTATGCTTCTTATCATCGATCTCTCTATATGGGACTTGCAGTTCATGTTCAGGCTCAAGCCAACCAGGTCTAATCTACAATAGAAGTGCAGAAAGTTACTGCTACAGACCCTGTGGATGCTGAGGCTCATGCCATCTTGTTGGCAAACACATGGATGCCATATCTCATCACATAATGTTATGTTATTCAAGCAATTAACTCAAGTATGAATCCACACAAATGACAACTGAGACCCACTATCAGTCTCATTCGCCAGAAGGGACGGGCAAACGGTGCTATCTTCGAAGATGTTTTTATAAATCAAAACCAGATGAGTACCAACGGCATGTTGCCCCTTACTGGTCTTATTCACACATATCAGCACTCAAAATTATGCATTTCAATGTCATCAAGCTGATCACAATATTTGCTTCCCATTTACAGTATTATCTTGTTTTTGCGAGATATTTACAGTATTATCTAAGATCGCTCAAAGACACCATCATGTATTTTTCCAATAGTTCTCATCTAGAGGGCAGAACTGTACTTTGTTGGAAAACACTAAGCACTATTACCTTGTTGATAAAGTAAACACCTGTAATTGTTGACATATTTACAAGTTTGTATATGAAGCTTGAAACAAATTTGATGTTGTCGTGACACTATGGCACTGATTATGAGATGCTTTTCTACAGAACCTATTTTGTTAACACATCTAATTTCCGCCATGCTTGCTCTTACCACAGAGATCGAATTGCCAGAAAACAGTTTAGCACTATGCAAGGAAAGAAGGGGTTAAACATATCGTCCTCGTATCGTGATGCATTTGTCTTCTGGGCTACATTTACATAGTGCTAACAAGGTTTCTCATAGCCGAGCACACCATAATGTTCAGTCATGATAGAGCAGCCTTAGATAAACACAATGATGGAAATGGGCCTGGCTCGATTAAATTGTTGACCAAAGCCAAATTGAAGTGAGGAAGGTAATTTAACATTATATGGGAATGCTACCTAAAATTTTGTAAAAAAGCATACATGTGTACATGTAGATGCAACAATTGCTTGGATGCAGACTTTAGCATTAGCCTTCTAGTGAGTACACATGGGCGTATACTTGCACCTCCGTTAGTTTCTAAAAAACATAACTCTCCGTTACAAAGGTTCAttaaacaaaaacaaatgccgcttACTGAGTAGAGTCTGCCAGCCATTAAACTCCAACTGCTTGTTGGTACCATGTGGCTAGTCCTCAAATGCTATCGTGCTCCTAATGTGTCGCACCTTCAACTCTGCAGACCAAACAATATCAATAGTTCAACATATTTACAAATGAGATTAGAAGAGCTCCCATCTGTTACCTTTTCTTGGCCACTGGTTAGTACCGAATGCCCTGGCTCGCGGATCATGAACATTCCCATGACAAGTAAGCATCTAGCAACAACAAAGGTGCACATGAAGTCTGAACTCTGGCTTGTTCTTTACCCATCGTGTAATCTACTTCCAATGCACCTGTTCTTTCCATCTCCAATTAAGTGCCCTTGGTAAAATTCTATTTGGTCCTACAACTCAATTAGCCTGCCGAACAAAAAAATTTGTATTTAATAACTGTTGCTTATATAGTACTCATGCTAGTTTATTTGTTGGGACACAACATTTAGCAATGACAAGAGTATTCAATACCAAAATATACCTGCCAATTCATCATAGAAAATTTAAATATCACTGTACAGGACATGGCAAAATTGAAGGGAGACGCAAGGTTACTTCAAAACGGATAGTTTAGAGATGCGCAACAGTCTATACCAGTCACGCTACATCATAAGCTACAAGAAAGATAACAAGTGGGGAGTAGAAGACATACCCTTCCTTCTACTAAATCATGCATGCCAATGTTGACACAGTACATCCAATGGCCTATGCAGAGTTGAGGCACAGCGTATGATTTTCATTCCAGTCCCATGGGTTAGGAACTCTTTTCTTATTTATTGTTCTCTCATCAATGGTTCCAGGTATAGCTACATTGATCAACCTATTGACAAACGATCCAGCAATGAATTAACATCAACAAGGGCTAGCAGACAATTTATGTGCAAAGAGTAAATGAGCAGGACTCTGTAGCTATCTAGAAAGCCATCTCATGGTCCGAAAATGACACCATCCCTAATAAGCTGATTGCCGGATGGGTCAATTGGCAAGTTCTTCTTCAAGAATGGGTTTTCACCTAGATAAGTGTTAACCTGCGCCACATAAGAAGAATTCCCCACCTGGTTGAGATTGTGCAGCAGCGTAGTATGGTGGATTTGAGGACCGATGGTGAATTCCTGCTGCCACCAGCGGCCAGCCCCGCCACCGACGCCGTGGAGCTCACCCTTGCTCGCAGATTCACAAATATCGATCAGACAGGAGCGCATTTGTTCATCTCTTGAACCACAAATACATAAACACATTGGGTTATGGGTCTCTGGGGTCAAAACATGATTATGACAAACTGATGGATAAATAGCACGAACTGAAGATAATCTGGACACAAATTTGTTACTTATCCATCTTCTCTCAAATGTGAAAAAAAAAACCGAATGGATCTGCTGTACCAGTGACAGGAATGATGGCACAACAAATTGGGGGATGACCTGTCAAACTAAGGATGGGTGAGGTGCGTTCAATCTTGAGACGGATATGACAGTAGGTGGGTTTGTTCGTCGGCCGCCCATAACAGTACGCAATGAGACAGTGAGAGGTCGATGAAGACGGCGGCATGGCGATGCAAAAGCCGGCACAGATCGATGAGGGGCCGGCGTGGACGATTCGTCGCGTCGCGAGCACCCTTGCCCGCGCCAGGCGGTGGCTCGGGCGCGATggacgggcttggcggcggctcccgcGGCGAAGGGGCTcccgcggcggctcgggcgcgacGGACGGGCTTGGGGGCGGCTCCCGCGGTGAAGGGCCTGGCGGGCAGCTCCCGGGGCGACGGGCGCGCCTACGGGAGGCGACAAAGGGCCGGCGGGGCGGTTCCCGGGGCGACGTGCGCGGCCACTGGCGACGAAGGGCGCGGCCGCGGGAGGCGGCTCCGGGCGCGGCGACCGGCGGCGCGAGGCTGCGAGAGGAACGACGGGGCGGCGaacggcacgggaggaggaggatggggcgaGAGAGGTCGAGGAGGGGGCGAGAGACGTGCGGGGAGAGGAGGCGAGAGGGGTCGCGCGGGAAGGAGGGGAGAGGTCGTGCGGTCGTGTGCGGGCAGCGTTTTTTTTAACGGCGGGTCAGATTAGCTATTGATGGATTGGTGGCTTAATGCGTGGCTTGTTGTGTTAAACACGGGAGGATTATGGGCCATCAGATATTATAGATGGACGGATAAAATTGTTTGAATCTgccctctctttcttttatagtggtagtagatagtAGATGCATCACTCGTTACTAGGTGTTAATTAACCTATAAACCAGTCAGAGACTCAGAGAGTCGATCGGCGGTTACAACGGATCTGGTCACATCATACCGTAGATCTTAATCACTAGCGCGATTAATTTATACAATTAAAACTAGCACATATAGGGATGTGtcagtgcgttgcaacgggaaaaaatatAGACATGCATTTAATTAAATTTAACCAAAATAGACCATGTATACAATAGATGCAAAATAATTTCAAGATTCCGCGTGGTATTGGAGATTTTACCAACTGTGATGCACTATTGAGTTGTCGCTCTCAACCCGTCTGCTTCTGCCTCACCATATCTTTCTTTTGGTGTGAAACCGTCGGGCAACCCGGCTTCAATGAGGGAGGGGCGATAACGGCGGCACTTTGTGTCACTTTAGGATAGGTTCTTTTGCGTTGTAGCTTGCTCAACGGTGTTGTTTGTCTTTGGTTTGGTTGGTTGTGGTTTTCGTGCTATGCTTGTTGTTTGCATCGAGTGGTAGTTTTCTTGTACCTGAAATTCTACCTTCTATAAAGCTACGGTATGCCTTGATGCCTAGGCATACTCTCGAAAAAGAAAATGGATCAAACGGGAGGGCATATCTCCCCCATCTTTTTTTATCACTTTAGCTATACATAAGTCACTTGAAAATTAATTTGGGCTAGTCGATTTCTGGCCATTGATTGCCGCTCTAACATTCATGCTTTACTGTTTTTTTAAAATCACAACGCACTTTATTGTAAGTTAACAACGTTTACAGGGATACATAAATTATCAGGAGGAGATTCTAGCCAAACATATCGTCCCGCATCAAGCGAGGACGTCATCCTAGCTAGCCTGTGAGCTTCCCCATTGTTGTTGCGTTGTTCAAAGCTGAAGATGCAATATTGAAATAGATTGCTTCTGTCTTTGATGTCATGTAGAATCATGCAATGTGCCCCCAGATTTGTCACCAACTCGAGCTCCCGGACGACTCTCAGACAGTCAGATGAGATTTGCACATTCTCAAGGCCTAGGTCTTCGCTCAGGGCAATCGCGTCGCGGCACGCGAGTGCTTCTAGAGTTTCAGGATCGGTCATTCCTTCAAAAACCACAGAAGACGCACCTATGAACTTCCCCTGCTCATTAAGGCATACCACCCCAACCGAGCCCTTATTAGTTGACTTTGCCACCGCCGCATCAACATTTAACTTCATATATCCAGGGGTCGGCGGAATCCGTCGTGGTACTACACGTTGCCGAATCGATCTTGGTTGTTGTATGGGACTGAGAGATGCGATCTCCTCCATATATCTAGTGATAAATAAATGTGTGGATAAGGGACTTTAGTGCTCCTTCTCATGAATTACTCGCCTTCGAGCGTACCATATAGCCCACAGTGTCACTAGGGTCTCAATGAATTTGTCACTGGTTAGAGTTTCACTCAATCCAAAAAGGCAAAGCTTTGGATCTAGGGTTTCATCTCCATAGATTGGTACTGATAGATCATCCTTCCTCAATGCCCAGACACTTTTGGCCATGTTGCAATCGAGGAGTGGGTGACTCCAAGAATCGTTTGTTGCGTTGCATAATTCACGACCGGAGACAGTGCCATGTTACGGTGAGCCCGGACTTCACCAGTTGggagagatgcttgcaccaatctcCATGCAAACATTCGCAACTTCGGTGGTACCCTAGTCTTCCACAATTTCTTCCATCCCTTCTCTTCTTTCTCAATATTTGAATTTTGTGCATCCCCATTCAGCCAAGCTTCACGCTGCAACTTTGTAACTACAAGTAGCTTATAACACGAACGTACTGTGAAACTTCCAGATTTTTCATAATGCCATGCCCATTGATCCAGACAACTTGAGTGGCTTAACGGTATTTGACGAATAATTTCCGAGTCCATGGGAAGTAAATGCTCGTTCAGTGCTGCTTGATTCCACTCCCGCGTAGCTGAAATAATTAGATCAGAAACCTTGGCTGGTGGGTGTAGCGACAAGGCACAGACCGGCTTCAGTTTAAAATTTCTCGGCAGCCAGTTATCAGTCCAAACGTTAGTATCCCTGCCATTCCCTATCCTCTTGATTAAACCAAGCTTCAAAACATCCTTCCCCCCGCACACAGAACGCCACACTTGAGAGGGCTTATTTCCTAGTTCAGCAGTTAGGAAATCTCCATGCGGATAATATACTACTTTTAAAACTCGG is a genomic window containing:
- the LOC123094249 gene encoding uncharacterized protein translates to MAKANPSYYQTTAPVSAPVQYQEHLFHLFVHQQLEATNGANQLITVNPKLPQGFGVTVATDWDIRDGPDTTAKVVARAQGLHQGSGKSSGAWFMSFNTVFTDERFKGSSLSVQGHLVSDEGEWVVTGGTGEFAFAQGVVTYKKIKELAGGNIRELRFRVVCFNFPKPNTLTKVGPWGGNGGTPFGPWGGNGGIPFEITEAEQPQRLESVTIQSNEVIDAIAFTYIGQGGARRTVGPFGGGGGVKQPIVQLGPSETVKEIFGTTGNFQGSNVVTSLSIVTNVKTYGPFGKQSNGTTPFRTTAPDKHSIVGFYGRSGQFVDQLGAYVRPTPN